The DNA region CGGTGGACGAGACCCGGTAGGGGAAGTCGGAGGTCCTGCCCTTGGCGTTCCCCTCCATCGCCGGGACGGGCACGGGGCGGGGAGCGGCCGCGTCCAGGTCGACCGCGAAGGCCGCCGGGGTGAGGGCGCCGCCGCAGCCCGAGCCCATCGTGTAGGCGTTCCACTTGGGCGCCGGGCGGGTGCTGACCACCTGCACGTAGAGGGCGTGCAGGACGACGGGCTTGTCCTCGGAGCCCTGCGCGGTCAGTTGCAGCCGCAGGTGCCCACCGGGGACGGCGCGCCGGTCGGCCGCCCAGGCGTCCATCCGGCGGCCTCCCGGGGGTGCGGGCGTCGTGCCGGGCGGCTGGGCGGACAGGAACCACTGGCCGCAGGGGCTGCCCCAGTTGTCGGTCAGGACGTTCACGTGGAACGGCGCTTCGTCGTCGGCGGCCGTGGGGGTCGGCGTCGGCGTGGGGGTGGGAGCGTCGGCCGTGGTGGGGGCGGGGACGGGGGCCGTCGCCGGGTCGGCCGGCGGGACGGGGCGGCCCGCCGTGTCGGGAGCCGTGGCGGCGGGGAGGGGCGCGGTGGCGGCGGCCGACGGTCCGGGGCCGGCCGCCGGGGTTCCGTGGCGTCCGGTCAGCACGACGACCGGGATCAGCGCGGCGGCCACGGCCACGGCGGCGGCGCTGAGCAGGATCCGGGTGGTGCGCCGCCTGCGCCGGGGCCCCTGCGCCGGGAGCCCCTCCGGCTCCGCCCCGTTCGCGGCGGGCGGCAGTCCGTCCGCCGGGGGCCGCGGTGCGGCGGCGGTCACGGCCGGGGGCGCGGTGTCGGCGCCGGGCGCGGCTCCGGCCCCGGGTGCGCTGGTGGCGCCGGGCGCGGCCTCGGCGACGGAAGCGGCTTCGGTGACGGCCGCCGTGACAGCCGGGACAGCCGTGACAGCTGCGGCGGCCGAGCGGGTGGCCGGTGCGGCCGGGGCGGCCGACTCCCGGCGGCGGGCCGCGTCCGCGAGGATCCAGCGGCGGTGCAGCTCGACCAGCTCGTCGGCGCTCGCCCCGCAGACCCGGGCCAGCCGCTCCACCGGCGCGTACTCGTTGGGGACGGCCGCGCCGTTGC from Kitasatospora sp. NBC_00458 includes:
- a CDS encoding helix-turn-helix domain-containing protein, with translation MSVETEKFAELLRELKDRSGRSYGALAARLHVSTSTLHRYCNGAAVPNEYAPVERLARVCGASADELVELHRRWILADAARRRESAAPAAPATRSAAAAVTAVPAVTAAVTEAASVAEAAPGATSAPGAGAAPGADTAPPAVTAAAPRPPADGLPPAANGAEPEGLPAQGPRRRRRTTRILLSAAAVAVAAALIPVVVLTGRHGTPAAGPGPSAAATAPLPAATAPDTAGRPVPPADPATAPVPAPTTADAPTPTPTPTPTAADDEAPFHVNVLTDNWGSPCGQWFLSAQPPGTTPAPPGGRRMDAWAADRRAVPGGHLRLQLTAQGSEDKPVVLHALYVQVVSTRPAPKWNAYTMGSGCGGALTPAAFAVDLDAAAPRPVPVPAMEGNAKGRTSDFPYRVSSTDPQVLNVDASTAGQDVSWYLEVVWSSGDRQGTLTVNDHGKPFRTAGLRGAPGYFWADDTRGWTRTPVED